From one Actinomyces sp. Marseille-P3109 genomic stretch:
- a CDS encoding DUF6286 domain-containing protein produces MRAPVQKLIRRPSRSIPSIILALLLLTAGGLGAWLLGHRIVSGTWPDRAVTTLDAIGSATLGSVAVLIIAGIVAVCGLVMILMALWPGVPERVEILPDAVPGQTAVTRRDLAGLVRTQVEQVDGVHSVTVTARRSRVDVVVLSVLDDLAPVREAARKKADEALDALKPVGITRSRVRIRHTS; encoded by the coding sequence ATGAGAGCACCCGTCCAGAAACTCATTCGTCGCCCGTCCCGCAGCATACCCAGCATCATCCTGGCGCTGCTGCTGCTCACCGCCGGAGGCCTGGGGGCCTGGCTGCTGGGGCACCGGATCGTGAGCGGCACCTGGCCAGACCGGGCCGTCACCACGCTCGACGCCATCGGATCCGCCACCCTCGGATCCGTCGCAGTGCTCATCATCGCCGGGATCGTCGCCGTATGCGGCCTGGTCATGATCCTCATGGCCCTATGGCCGGGGGTCCCCGAGCGCGTCGAGATCCTCCCCGACGCCGTCCCCGGCCAGACCGCGGTGACGCGCCGGGACCTGGCCGGCCTGGTGAGGACCCAGGTCGAGCAGGTCGACGGCGTCCACTCCGTCACCGTCACCGCCCGTCGCTCACGAGTCGACGTCGTCGTGCTCAGCGTCCTGGACGACCTCGCCCCGGTGCGTGAAGCCGCCCGTAAGAAGGCCGATGAGGCCCTGGACGCGCTCAAGCCCGTGGGCATCACACGCAGCCGCGTGCGGATCCGGCACACGA